The Panicum virgatum strain AP13 chromosome 6K, P.virgatum_v5, whole genome shotgun sequence nucleotide sequence CACACGGGCCATTGGAGAACCCGGTGGCGCTGAAATAAAGAAATGTGCGAAACTGCAAATCCTGATGTGTAAGAACAGGAGAAGCAGATCTTCTTTCCCAAACAAAGCGGGAAAAAACGAAAGAAACAGGAGAAGCAGCAAGACAATAGACAATCATCAAAAGAGATCAGAAACTGAAGAAACGAACTAATAACTTAATAAGGTATGTATCCTTGTTCCTTCGCCGTATCAGTTGAATCGAATTCAGATTcacaaaaagaaagaagagcataACTAAATAGGGCAATGGGCGAACCCTACTGTTCGCCACACGCCAGCCCCGGGCAACCAACAAAGCTGACTAAAATTAACCTGAAGGATCCGGTGAaaaccaccgccgcctcctgatCATCCTCATCAGCCTCGCGCATCGCAATAATAATCTATGGAGGCCGCTCCCCTTAGCAGCTCTCCTCCCGACTGGCCAGCCCTTCTTTATGTACAGCTCGAGCGTAGGGTTGGGTTTATTCCCACGAGCGCGAACTCTTCGTCAGCAAAATTTCATCCGGCCCTGGatcagcagcggcggcgtcgtccTCCGGCGGCGGGAGGTTGAGGTCGAGGTCGAAGGCGAGGCCCTTGGCGATGGATGCGCGCGTTTCGCTCGGCGAAATCGGCCCCTGCGCGAAACCAAGCAAGGTGGATTTCAGTTAGGAGAAGGGAACATACGCTCAACCGATTGGAATTCATCAATAACAGATATGTTGAAAAGGAAACATCGCTAGATTTTAACGGCAAATCAATGGCATCGAGGAGTTAATTAAAACTTAAAAGAACAACGAGTCTGTCGTCGTCATCCGACGATGAGAAATCCAACACATACGGCATGGCTGCGCAGCGAAAGCTTCATCTTTAATTTGGTGGAAAAGCActttaagcaaaaaaaaaaacaagtattTCGGCAGTGCAAGCGTCAGGCAGACACTGCCGGTCCAGGTCATGGCCGCCCGACCAGGGATGCCATGGCAGCGACGATGTGCACGGGTCGggaacggcggcgcgcggcgacgggGAGAAGGGGAAGGTGAACACAGCCAGAAATTAAACGCCCACGGAGGAGAGGAATTGGGCTCTTACCGTCGGGATTGGCTCCCCGTCGTCGGGCGCCCCCAACCGCGCCCGCTtcgccggcgagctgcagccctcgtcgtcgtcggcgcacgacgcggcggcgccgccgccggatccgcgcgcgCCGGGCGGCCCCCGCTTGGCCCGCGGGCGCGCCGCGTCGTCCGCGCTCGACGACGCGCCGGATCCGCCAGCGCCGTAGTCCAGCGGCGTGACGGGGCTGGACGCCTTCATGGACTCCttggccggcgcgggcgcgggcgccgccgccgcctgcgccttgGCGCCCGCGTGGCgcgccgcgcgggcggcggagctcgtggaCGGCGAGCCGgatccgggcgccgccgccgcctccgcgggcgcggcgcgctCCCTTTCGTCCCCGCCGGAtccccccgcggcggcgaggcccatCTCCCGCAGCGCCTTCCTCCATGGAGCCGGCGACCCACGCAGCCCCCCGCGGCTCCGCGGCCGGCGCCCCGCCCACCCCGCCGGCACCTCCAgcaaggaggcggaggaggagggctcgCCCGCTGCCAGCGCCGGCAGCCACTTCGGCCGCTCCCGCAGCTTGCGGAACCGGAGGCTGACGAGAATCTGCGCGGCGCGGACCGCCACCGGATCCCGCTCcgcttccaccgccgccgccatgcgatTCCGAATCTGTGTGTTCCTTGGAGAGGTGGAGATGCGTGGGTCTCCAGATGAGAGAGATGAGGCTGCTTTCTTGGACGGGGCGActaggcgagagagagagagacgggggGTCAGGAAAGGGaggggccgccgcggcgggggcggcaggCTGCTTATAAAGGGAGGAGGGGGGTCCGACCGTCTGAAGAGGAGAGGCGAAGAGAGAAGGAAACGAATCCTACGGAGACCGGGGGAGTCGAGTCGGACTCGCCCAGACACAGAAAATTAAAAGCCCCCCGTCCTTCTTTCACGCGGCAGGTGGTTGCGCCGCACCGCGCGCTGCCTTGCCCGCCacgcctccatggccgccgccggccccgactCCGGTGAgcctctcctcctccggctAGCCCCTACGGTGCCCCCCCatccctccccccaccccatATCCGGGGAGTTATAGGGGGAAATCCGATCCAACGGTTCCCCCTATagctccccctatatacggggggagttgaaactcccctcACATATAGGGTGAGTTCCAACtctccctatatctctaatcacaccgtttttTCACGATATTAATcccgtttgagccccgtaacatgatgataatgtgtattatgacagtataaatactgtatgatttttttaaattcaaaaatgttaaataaatagttagttaatgagtgatagtatataggaggaatagatatggggggatggttggagagaaggagttatagggggaggaatcttttgaagggaggtagtaaaatatagtaaatagtacgtttggggggagttggatggggggaatggttggagatagcctgacccccccccctcccgctTCCGTGAGGCTCGCTTCTGATCGTTAGGCGGATATACGGAGGCCCGTGCGGCTACGATTCCTacttgtttttattttattttatttcattgtTGGTTTGGGTTTCTTTTTTACGTTTTGTGCGTTGGGGGGACGCGAGATCTTCGTTGGCTTGCGGTTGTTCGATTTGGGGAGAAATTCATTCCAGTTTGGTGAATTCCGTATGTTCATTCCCTTCGTGTGGCCTCCATGTGGGTCCGGGTCTGATGCCTTGACTCGGGTGATTTCCTCATGACGTCCTCTCTTCTGCTGTCACGAAGTTGCCTCCGGATCTGTTTGGACGAGCCACATTCACACCTTCAGTAAAAATTTTAAAGTTTTGGGTAAATTTTAGCTCACACTATTAGCACTCATATTTGGATACACaaatgctaaagtttagcaattTTCTCTAATTATAGGGTCAAAGGattcgttagattcgtctcgcaaattttCCCAGAGATTCTGcaagtggttttgtaattagactttatttactattttttaattagtggtcaaagttatgaaaaaaatatgtcaattttTTTTGGCACCTAACCAAACACACAGTCACAGCGGACAAGAGAGAAGCAGCACAAAGTATTCCTTTCATCACTGCCTACTGGGAAAGACGAAAGACTGCATGTGTGAGGATGCTAGCACTGCCGCTggacaaagaaaaagaaactctCAACTTTCCAGCCCATTGATTAGCCGATGCTGCTGGTGCGAGAGTCCTGCACATTTCACCCGAAGCATCCTGTTGGCACCAGGACAAATTCAAATTCGAAGAGGGAACCTGCGGCTCTGAAAGAATAATGAAAAGTGCCAATCCTGCTGTCTACTAGCTCTAGCAGGAGGCTGCTGAAACAGCAAGTGAAACCATCATCAGCGAGGCAAGAAACACGGTAATAAGAAACAAACTAGAAAGGTAGTACGAATTACTGTTCCTGCACCGTATGAGTTGAGGTCAATTGAATTCAGAATCACCAAAAAAAGGAAGAGCAGAAGTTAACAGGGCaaattcttcaaaaaaaaaaaaagaagaagaagaagaagttaaCAGGGCAAGGAGCGAGGCTACTGCTAGCCACACGCCCCGGTACCGGGCAGCGGACAAAGCCGTCACAAACTCACAGCTCCCAAAACTAACCTGAAAAAGAATCCGATGAAACCGCCGTCTCCCAATCCTCGTCACCAGCCTCGTCGCACCTCGTAACGTAACAGTAATCTACGAAGGCTGCTCTTGCCGAACATTGTtttaagagagaaaaaaaaaagcgaaAACTGGTGATGGCGCGGGGCCCATGACAGGGTGACCCCACTGGCAGGGTCGGTTACCAGCGAGAACACTGTGAGGAGGCCAGCACGTGACCAGCGATTCGAAAGGCGGGATGAGCAACGGGAAAAGCTGTTCCGCAGCGGAATAATTATTAtataagaaaaaataaattcGATATAAACAGGATGACGCGACCAGACCACATCACGTGAAGCCACCagatgcaaaaggaaaaaaagaagaaaaaaatcgcAAAAAAGAAATCTGTAAAACGGCTGAAGCAGCTAGAACGCCGCGGCTGAAGgattggccgtgtttggttgtaaCACTAAAAATTTTGCGAAAAGAGAATTTTGTATATATGAAATACTAAAtataatttatttgtaaaatctttttagaGATAGATGCAACTTTTCgagccgaatctaatgagtctatttAATACATGATTGGATACAATAATGATATAGTGACCATGCTCTAATTATCGTCAAATCGTGTGGTCAAAAGTCTTATTATGTACACtattgctacagtacccatagttgtggaggtgcttttataattagacttaattTAATATCTCAAATTAGTGGTTaaagttgcaaaaaaaaaattccatcaAAATTTTTCACTCCTAACCAAACACAGCCATTGCTAATAATTAGCGTGCGTCAAGCGGACACGTACGCAGCATAATCATCGGCGCTCACGGCTCACCTAACGCAAACCCCTCGAGAGATttataataaataaattaattgaTTGATGAAGGGCGCGGAGTGACCGGGTGGTGGCGCTGCTGCGCAGCGAGGGAAAAGCGCTCGCGGCCCAGCACGTGGGCCGCGTGCCGCCACCGGACTCACGGGCCGCCCAGCGCGCGCACGGGAACCTGACGTCTGTGCCCGCGACCCAGAGTCCCTAGCCGACACACAAACGCAAAGCCGCCTCCGGACGTGTTTAGTTATCCCAACTACTTTCTAAACTTTCCATGAAAatacatcgaaatattaaatataacaaataatctatgtatggagtattaaatgtaggtaaataaaaaaactaattgcatagttttgatgtacgttgcgagacgaatcttttgagcctaattagcctatgataggacaatatttaccacatacaaacgaaaagtgctacagtatttttCGCAAACACTTTTCGTATACTTTTTACAACTAAACACACAGCCTCCATTTTTCATCCGAATGGAATGTACCACGAGACCCAACCACGTACTACGCGAGGATTTACATTTACGTGAACCCCATGATAGGTGGGCCCGCGTGCCTCCGGACCGAGTCCAAGGCGTGCAGATGTAAACGGATCGAATTCGCATGGAATCGGATTCAGATAGCATGttttaccacattttaaatCAAATACGGATACGGATTCGGATATTATCAGATACGAATGCAAAACGGAtatctcggattcggattttaaTTCGGATATTTACTCGATATATGAGCTAACATTTAGCTATTTTCTTTATTGGTAATTTTAGATTATAAAATCATTATACATGTACAAATAAaagtataataatataataaagaTAGCTAGTTAAAAATAgtttatttatcaataaatatgttaataaataaatacataaaaataatatcagaaataaaaatataataaaaataaCATATACATAATTTATATTATCTATAAGTAAAAAATATAGAAGTAATTTCAACATAAAACAAGAATATTTAAAAGTAAAGTTAATCTTTTTATATCTTTActataaaaaattaataatatgAGTTTTGAGAAATGAATATAATTTTAAAATAGTTTTTTAATGAAAACGGATACGAATGGTGTCGGATATTGTCGAATACGGATgtggaatcggatagagaaaataaataaaaatcggATTCAGATGTATTCACTTTACTACCACATTAAATTCGAATACGAATATCCATATTAATATTTAAACAGATACGACTGTCGAATAATTCGGATATCTGCTTTCCATTTCCCACCCTTACGCGGGCCCACATCGgaccgcggcggcagcggatcTCCAGGGATGGGAGCGGGTTTCGGCCCGGCTGGCTTGCCAAGCAAGTCAAAACTGCCGGGAGAATTTCAACGGCGGCTGTCCTTTTCACTGCTGACTCCACAGGGCCGCTCTAGGGTGACTCGTTGGGCGTGTTGTCGTTTGACACCCTGCGACAAATCTAATCGCGCATTCCGATGGAAGGCATCCAGGCTTATTGCACAAGTAGAAGTGGTCCGGCAAAGCGAACGACGGTGCCTCCCACATGACATCATATACATCAAACAAAACGTAGCGTAGTTGATATGTACATCCACGAACAGTAAACACGGTCTTTCGTACCTAACAGCGAAAGTGAAGTAACAATGATTTCTTTAAGGGCATAGTGATTAACAATAACTATTGACTCATCACAGATAGACACAAAACAGAATACGATCAGGTAGCAGCAGCGCGCGCACAAGCAGACATAGAGGTGGGCATAATTAACCGAGATCGAGAAGCCGAACCGGACTAACCGAAATCGAATATTTCAGTCTTAAGTTCTAAGTAACTGAAATTATCATAGTTATTTCGGCTTCAGATCTTAATTAACCATATTAACTGGGGGCTCCTATATATATCTTGTGGAAGATATATAAGCCATCTATCTTTAAAGTTCATTTGGCCCAACTAGCTACTGCAAAATTGTTTAATATTTTGATAAGATTAAttcaacttttttttaaaactgGTTCAATGTTTGATTTCAAAATGTTGAAAACTGTAGAGAGGACATGTTGAAATTGGAAGCAAGAAATGTTGAAAAATACTAAAATCGAATGTTGAAATGGCGTTTCTTCTCTGGTGAGCTGGGGCCTTCTTCTCCGTTGTGCGGCGAGTGCGGGGCACGGGGGCAGCGCACAGTccgcagcaggcggcggcgcaggccgcGGATGCAGCAAGCGGTAGCGCAGGGAGAGAGAGCATAGGAAGGttgaggagagagaaaggaagtAGAGTTTGGGTATGATCCAATTGCAGTAGATGTTTGCGcgaatctatctatctatctaacTAATCCTGGTGCATTTTCTTGCACCAAGAGGTGGCCACATCGACAAGAATGTATGGGCCGTCGGATCGGTCGATCCAACGACCAGAAACAATTCTAGAGTATTTGACCCTATATGTGGGACCTGTGGACATGGGTCccacatgtgggccccaccgtgGGCCCCGTAGGATCCGACAACGTGGATTCCACAAGTGGGCCCTACTATGGACCCCACAAGTGGGTCCCACTATATGTGGGCCCCACGGAACCAATTATATGTGGGGCTTACTATagtttttcaaataaaaaaaatctctgaACTCTAATAAAATCAACCCGCACTCTACCTACGTCGCTCCACATAAAATCTTATGAGCTTTGGTGAAATCAATTTGCACTCCACGAACAACAAATCTACATAAAACACCTCAAGACTTCTGCAAAACCAACCCGCTTAATGCAAAACCAAGACGATCTGGGGACGTAAATTTGGCGAAAAACCCTTGGACCTTTGGTGAAATCAACCCACAGTCCATGGATGgcaattttacaaaaaaaacccCAATCTTTGTGAATGTCTACAAAAGACCACCTGAACTTCAACAAAATCGACATGCACTCTATTGATGGCAACTTTATGGAAAAAAAATCCTGGTCCTTGGCAAAACCAATCTGCACTCGACGAACATCAAATTCACAGAAAACCCCCTAGAGTTTTGCGAAACCAACCTCCTTAATGTGTATCTGTGACGGGTTTAATCGCTTGCACATTTACACACTGCATATACCACAACATTGACATCTATAATGACTGCCACATACAAATTTTCTCGCTACGAACACATGGACGATCCGTAGACATATTTCAACAGTCTACACCTCACACACATACATTTAACAACCCAAATCAAATTTGACCGAGCCagcaataaaattttataactatatatatatatatatatatatccgtgTATCCGTGACGGGCCTCGGGGGCGCCAATGGTGCAGCATTTTTCTAGTTTCAAACACTATAAGACATGGAGGAAAAAAACTTTCGAAAAATGTATAGAATTGACGAAATTAACCGATCTAATTGAAACTTACAATGCAGGCCAACAAAAAATTGCAGCCCGGTCCATTTACAAGACAGTCCAAGAAGCAAGCGGCCACCAGCCCACCACTGCATCGTTCCCCACGAGCTCCAAACCTTATCCGCTCATGCTCCTGCCTCCTAGTCCTCCTGGGCCAGCCGCCAGCTCTTCTCAGGCACGACAACGACGGGCCATGAGGTGACTATCTAACTATTTCTATCTTTCTACATCGTCATGTCAATATTAAATTATTATTTGCCAAATATCTCAAACTCCAAAACACATAGTAGATAGTACTTCCTCCCCTCTAAATCATAGGTCGTGTGATTTTTTTACtataaatttgaccactcgtcttatttaaaaaattatataaaatattacTTTTTTTATTGTGGCTTCATTCAGCAATACAAGTTCTTCAGTaataacttaaatttgactatgtttacAAATGATCAAACTTAGGATTAAAAAAGtgaaacgacctataatttgaaatgaatGGAATATCTTAATACCTATGTTGATTAGGTATTATTCAATTTTCTCGCTTGTTGTTGATTGCAATGTATCTGTTATGGTATGTTTTTGTTCCTCATCAACATAAAGATTTGTCAATGCTTGGAAAGTGATCTCCGCAGCAATCGATGCAGAGGAAGTAGAAGCCATGGCGTGTAGGGAAGGCTTGAATCTGGCAGCAGAATGGTTCCGGTTGCCGATTGTTCTTGAGTTGGATTGCGTAATGGTCATTTGTTATTTTAAGGAGTCGAGAACTTTAAAGCTAGCATGCTTCTATTAGGCTATCCGCACTCGTCATACCCTAAATTCACACTCTAAATGGAATATTTCATCCTGGTCATCGAGATTTTCTTCTCTGTATTCAGTTCTTCTACACCCATTCATACTCTATAtctctctataccaactaccatgTGGTGGGGCCCATGCGTTAGCATTTTACTTTTTCCTCCCTCCTGTGGCGCTCGCACTTCACAGCCGCGGTGGCCCTTGCTGACGCCGGCCCGCTCCACTCGGCAAGGGCGCATCCCACCGGCGGCGCATTGGCCCTTGCTGACGCCGCAGTCCGCCGCACTTGAGTGTGGCTCGGAGAGCACACCCGTGAGCAAGCGAGCGAGCACGAGGACCCagctgcggcggcgtggcgcatcTGGCCGCCATCCCGGCGGAGGCGCACGGACTTGCCGGCGCGTGGCCACCCGTGTCCTCCCAGCGGCGGCCCAGCGCCCGGCGCTGCCCTTGTGGGGCAAGCGGCAGCTGCTGTGCAGCATTCGGCCGGGATCTGGTTGGCTTTTGTGGTTTAATCGTTTTGATGATTTTGTGTTCGTAACCAAGGGAAAAAAGCTAGGAATTCATGTCTCTGATTTTCTTTGCTCGTGAATTATTACAGCAGAGGAGCCAGGCGGGTGGGTGTCGGTGGCAACTTGTTCCTTGCTCCGggcgcgcggccatggcgcgctcctcctccctcctcctccctctccgacgcggacggcggcgctcgagctcggtccccggcggcggcggtggcggcgggggcctGAACAAGCATCCTGGGCAGCCGCACGGGAGAAGGATCTCCTTGTCCTCACCGTGCTCCCTCACCGCGCCGGATCTCCTCCCTCCTCAGTCCTCTCACCTCCTCGCTCCGGGAAATCTCTCTCTTTTCGTCGGCCCTCTGTCTCCCCGTGCCCTCATTGGCGGTGGCCTCGAGCGCGGGTCCATGGCGGTGGCCTCCTCGAGCTTCGGCGCACAGCTGCGGTGGTTGGAGACGGCGCGGGAAGGAGACGACGCGGGAAGGATGAAGGGGCCCGCCTCCATCAGGATACCGCGTCGTGCAGTACCGCGCTGCATTTTCAGTTCGAGCGGCCATCAGATTGGTTTACCGCACCCGCTACGGAGGATTTTGCGGTAAAAAATTACTGTAAAGGGGTAGCGCGCGTTTTACAAGCGCCACTACGGGCAGTCTTATCCAAGAGGCTGCAGGACAGCAAACTGTCTCCCGATCTCGAGTTGCGTCATATAAAAAGAGAGAAATGGTGTAGCAAATGAGCTTGCGCATTCAGCAAAGCGGTTAAACCATAGTGCTGGTTAAACCATAGTGCTGTGTGGCGCAACCACTTTTCTAGATGTGCTGAGTAGATCATTGCTCATGACTGTAATACGTTAGTGAGCAATTAATATAAATCTCTCTttactcgcaaaaaaaaaagatctgtTAATGCTAAAATCAACACTTGTGCTCATCGTATGCCTTTATTTTGTACCAGAATTTTTATGGGCCCTTATTTTATCGTCCTTCTCATTACGTAATGATCTGTTTTGTTCTTTTATAATTTCTGTTGTAATATTGGCATTATTTTATGTCGTGATAAGTTAATCCATATTACGTGATCTGTGTCTTGAGTCATCGGTGTTCCATTTGTACCGTTATCTGAATATATGAAATTTTACATTATACAAATTGAAAAGTGCAGCAACGGTAGTAGAGGCGAAATTCGGAGTTACCCGGACACAGGCTCCTGAAATGGCCTCGCGGTCTTGCCTGTGGGCCTTCAAGGCCCTGCTCGTGCAGCAACGGGCCGCGCGGATCCAGCCACAGCCCACAAGGCGGCCCAGTGCGTATCGCAGGCGCGAGCTCATCCTGTCTGAATTCGGCCTCTCTGACGACTGCGGGTGTTAAGTGTAATGAGATTGGCTCCTCTAAAAAAAAAGTGTAATGAGATTGgcaattctcaaaaaaaaaagtgtagtGAGATTGTCCATCGAACCATTTGGCAGTTTCCGTTAAATTAATGGATTAAAAATTCAGTTTGTTTGTAGCTCTGAAGCTGAACTCCGAAGAAGAGCTGAACAATTTATGCTCCGAACTCTGAACTCGAGTGGATGACTAGATTAACCGTCGAACTATTTGGCAGTTTCCGCTAAATTAGTGGATTGAAAATTCAGTCAGTTTGTAGCCCTGAAGCCGAACTCTGAAGACGAGCTGAGTAATATGCTCTGACTCTCTGGATTTTACACTTGAGTGTGTAAAATTTCACATGCATGGCACGTTTGCGACCAGACAGGTTTCCGATTTGCGCAGCGCCTAGGATTTAGGCATTTAGCCACCTTGATCTCATGGGACCCTGCCACTAATGGTCTCATCAGGCCAGCGATGATGAGGATAGATGACTAGCGCCATCTCCGTTAGTACCATCCACCACACCAGGTCCAGAGTGTCAGCAGTCAGATCTCCATCTCATCAAGCACGCACGCCAAGTTCCTTCTccctccgcccgcccgcgctcTACCAATCAAAACCAAGCACACCAGCAGGCCGCGACGCAGATCGATCGAGAAGGGTTTTTAATTCCGGTAGGGAAAAAATATCGAACCCCACTGATAAAACTGAAATAtcagaattttttattttttatttatttctaatatttatttttagtagaaaaaatatttataaactcAATATCGGCCAGTAAAAAAATATCAGACTCTATCGATAAAACCGAAATATCGGGTATGTCGCGAAATTTTGGCCGAATAGTTTTAACCCTCGAGACACTGGAGCGATATGATCCGCACGCACAAAATTAAATCGGCAACTGATCGATGGCGAGCGCGCCGGATAGATAGATGCCAGCATCGTCGTTGCAATCAAGCAGCAAGAAGCTCGTGGCTCGCGCGTCGCGTCCAAGCACGGTGGCTCCAAGCAGGGTCGGAGCAGgacgcggcggcgtcgcccgTCGTCCGCCACCACCAGACCAGAGACGCTGCTGCTTGGTTTCTTGCTGGCTCTCCGTCTCATCAACGTTCTCAGTCATGAGCGCGTGGTGGGGGCGCTCCTTGCATTGCCTTTATATGcttgcactactagaaaacgggccatcggtaccggctgcaacagcagctggtactttTGGTCTTCGACCGACCTAGTGGAGGACAATTAGCACCAGATGGTGGTTCCAACCTGTTCCAATGCGTCAGCATAGAAACCGGtatgaaccaccacccggtaccaaatgaaggcggcgctataggcaccggttgatggtaataatcggttcctatggtgatgaaacgtgacagctgccaggagctcgggcctaaggcaccggttggtgccttgacccggtgctattgaacaaaatttaacaccgggtcattgaaaccaaccggtgccgttggcccgagcctataaatacctcagcccctcccccctcaagctgccgtgaactcactgttcatgacaGCTGAGAGAggtgaggggaggcgaatttttgtttttttaaaaaaaaggttagttttttttataacttagcaattaatttttagaaacagttattactttatttagtttatacatgtgataattatttttatttgtagcatcttattgtagttatatgcgttatcaatttatttgatatttgaatactattaaattattgtatttatatgttttatcaatttatttgataagtgaatattatctatttattatagttatatgtatTATCagttatataaatatattgttataaattaGTAGTATGAATAAACTATTTATACAGTATAataatgtatataaatgtattgtggacccagatgagtcggcaatggatgtacatggccgaccggcgttcaaaggagttcatggatggcgtgcatgaattcatagaagcggccgagaaacacaagtatggcggtttcgttcgttgtccatgcaaattctgtaagaatgagaaggattactcatcatcaagaaccatccatagtcacttgttcaatagtggtttcatgccgaactactatgtttggaccaagcatagcgaaagaggaattgtgctggataataatgtagaagaagaggacaggattcctgactttgcagccaattataattcctttttcaatgacactgcaatgggtgagcctgaagaagatactgatggatacgttgtagaagatgatcttggtcagatgctgagcgaagctgaggaaggttgcgaaacagaaaaggaatcgagagatctgaagcgtatgttggaggactacagaatattattgtaccctgattgcaaacaagaccaaaagaagttgggtaccatattagaattattgcaatggaaggcatcaaatggtttgtctgacaagggattcgaggagttgctgaaacttataaaaaacttactccctgagggtaacaccttgccggagacaacatacgaggtaAAAAAAGTTGATTGTCCTTAAGGATTAGAGGCacaaaagatacatgcttgtcctaatgactgcatcctatatcgaggtgagtatgaaaatttggattcatgccctgtatgcaacgcatgccggtataagatccctcgagataaTCCAGGCgatgttgaggggatgcgtgtcaagaagagggtgcctgccaaggtgatgtggtatttttcTCTAataccttctaggcttccttggtgtctacggtaaggcaaaggatacattggaagcgcggcaagatcttcaacgtatgaaacaatgggccgccctacatccagaaaaaagggataaatgacgtcattatctaggtcctgtgtgctacactcttagtaagaaagagaagcaaagtatgttcgactgtttgaatagtatcaaggtcccatcaggctactcttcgaatataaa carries:
- the LOC120712382 gene encoding collagen alpha-1(I) chain-like, giving the protein MAAAVEAERDPVAVRAAQILVSLRFRKLRERPKWLPALAAGEPSSSASLLEVPAGWAGRRPRSRGGLRGSPAPWRKALREMGLAAAGGSGGDERERAAPAEAAAAPGSGSPSTSSAARAARHAGAKAQAAAAPAPAPAKESMKASSPVTPLDYGAGGSGASSSADDAARPRAKRGPPGARGSGGGAAASCADDDEGCSSPAKRARLGAPDDGEPIPTGPISPSETRASIAKGLAFDLDLNLPPPEDDAAAADPGPDEILLTKSSRSWE